The DNA sequence TCTTGGCTTTCTTCTTCCTAACGTGTTGTTGAAAGCCgaaagctaacgttagcgtAACAAGCTAATTGGTAAAACTCACCGCCGGCCATTGTTGCTCTGGTTTGTGTCCGTCCGACTGTCGAGGAAATAAATAATCCTGCTCACTTTACATGCCATGAAAACCAACAGACGTGTCCAATGTGGAGGGAGGAATGTTGCCCAACCTGCAACACATCAAAGAGTAAATCTGAGTTTTCTGCCTGCCCTCACAcgtcctacatttcccacaatgcagcACGAGATCAAGATTAGTAAGGGTGAGTTTGTTTTCAATGTCCAGAAATACCGGCGCGTGTCTGTGGTAAATgtcatgaatgaaatgaaatgaaacattaagtttcttttttaactttattgcaatggtggaaagtaactaagtagaTTTACTCAAGTAAGCTACTCAATCACAATTGTGAGGTACTtcagtatttctatttgatgctactttatgcttcactccactacatttcagagagaaatattgtactttctactccactacatttatctgacagctttagttacttttcagatgatttTACACAACGAATGatataacaagtttttaaaatacaacaaattgtctatgagttgttaacagctccactaaatagtgatattttcctctaaacttttcacatagtttaatttaaataaatgttcaaatgatccaatatttaaccaaaagtcagagatagatagagatgaaatagagaaaaagttcaaaaactgaaaacagatttgtgtatcagagctttgttttttcttctttcctctcccattaatcatctcatgacctcTCAGATTTCCACTGacctaaactagctaactgtatataaagtagttgaaactagctccacctccagcagctacaacagtaacatgctgctctaacactgatgcaacagtattaataatataatgatgtcatatataataataatatatcagtcagagggaccaaaccactacttttactgcaatactttacattgcatcaagctgataatacttatgtacttttacctaagtaggatttttcttttacttgtaatggagtatttttacattgctgtattggtactttttcttaaggatctgaatactttccaccactggtaagGTGTTTCTGCTATTTTGCTCCTCCATATACAATATAAGATAgataaaacatcaaacacaatattgtacaaaaaaatgaacatgttgAGTAAGGTAGTATTTATTGTAGGTATCGCATTGCATTGCAAAGATGTTTCATTGTAGATTGTCCACCGTTTACATTTCAGGTCAGTGTATGCCAACAAAATTGAAGGTTTTGTCATTTCTGCCAGATATTCATGTCATCTTTGTGTTTAACCATTTCCATGACAAAAATGATGAGTAATCAGTCACTAAACATCGGCATGATTGCATAAAACAATTGCTTTTGTATAACTTAAGTAACCTTGATGATACAGGAGGTTGCCAACACTGCCAATAtaagtttttaataaaaacacaaaataggcTATTAGTAACCGCAAATATGTAGGCTAATAATACAACAAGAATTATCCCATGTCAAATTAataagcactgaaaaaaaacataataaataaatcaataaaaagataATCTTCAGGCATGATACAATAGATAATAAACATCTAAATATGGACAGACACATGCAGTAACACAAGACACagatttcaataaataaatacgtttgaatttattaatttttcaaaGTTTCATTCAAATAATTTGCCACTAGTCAATCTAAACTTTTGAagaactgaaaataaatcacTGTGAAATTCACTGGAACAAAATGAAGTTGAATGGCTACAAAGATGAAGGAGAACACGTTGCAATGAGCTGAAATAAATCAGGTGGCTGGAAGAAAACTTTTGTAGCACGAGTGTTGACATGCAAAAGAGAAAAGTTGCCTTCCGTCCCACCACTGTGAAACACGTGATCTACtttcatcatttatcatgagGTAAAAATGAAGAGGGGTTTATTTGAGCTCTTTATAGGCCAAAACTGATACCTAGTTCAAAGATAATAACACCcacattatgatgatgatgattattagaattaatgttaaatttttgtttacACTTATAACAGGGGATACAGCTAATATTTGaagtatttgaaaaaaaaaaaaaaattctagcATAGCTTCACCTGAACACTTGCTAGAAAAGGAATGTTTTTTCCAGCATATGGCTTTGTGACTTAAagatttttttacacttttctaaATCAGACTCAACAGTCTCAACTGGCCCAATCTTCTGTTTAGAAGACCAATACCAGCAAAATCCCTACATAACAATCTGAGCTTCCTGTAGGGCAGCAGGAGCGAATCCTCTCCCTCTGACAGCGGCCAAAAATCTCACCACACTTACACATTTTAGGAACATCCCAACCTGTTGGGCACATATTGAAAATGCAGGCAATTTTAAAGGGATGGACAAGTAATGGTGTTGCCCATCTTAAATCCTTTGATGTTTAAAGATATGAGAAACTGTCCATCACTTCTTGTTTGAACTTCCTGCGAACACCCAGCCTGTGATGTCATTTTGGTGTAGCTCTAATCACAAATGGCACACTGTCCATGCAAGTCCATGCACTGCTGCTGGAAGAAAAGCTGTAGAACGCACAGATGGAGCATCGTAGCGGGAACCGAAGTGAACTCAGGAGTTGTCAGAGGGAACGTGCTCGAAGCCTTCACTCTCCCTCACCAATGCTCTCTCCAGGATGACGCGGCCCTCCTTGTAGCGCTGGCTTTCCTCGGTAGCGAACTCATACATCCAGCCCAGCTTGCTGTTGCAGTTCTTGCAGCTGACGTCCCGCACCATGTGTCTTCCTGTCAGCATGACTCGGTCTTGCACCTCGCTATGCTGCAGATTCACGACCTGGAGGGCAGCAATCAGGCATGTGTTACTGTAACAGTTCATAGTTTTTCTACAGGgaaattttattttagatttaaaagAACATTTCCAAAATTGATAGGTGTGAAACAGATGTGGTTGCAAAatgaattcatttaaatgacatATCACAACTACAGTAATTTCCATTTCTTGATTAATGGATAAACTGTTATGTctataaatgtcaaaaatgataaataaatgctCAGAATttcttattttgctttttttgtacAAGTAACCGCAAAACATCcaaagattttaaattcaaaattacataaaagggagaaaagtagaaaaactgtcacatttgagaagctggaaataTCATGTTTGCCATCAACTATCAAAATTtttgacaattaattttctgccaattgactaattgattaaccaACATCGTTTCACCTCTTATGACAACCACAGTCATCCAtagattattatattaatattacaaaCAATTTCCAAAGTAGTTTTAATGCttgattttaaatgtcattacaTCATTGTTTATGAGGGATATTTTGTGCTTTGCCTTGACATGACACTTACCTCCTAAATTTTGCTGTCTATGAAATGCTTGCTTGCGAAGAAcaccaaataaggaaatgtctTTAATGAGGAACTGGTCATTGTGTAAATAACCCACTTTGTTGGGACATATATCACAATGTAAGCACAAACAACTACAGTGGACTATCTGAGTCTGGGTGATAACTTATCATACTGAGGCGTTTGTCTAAAATTTTAAACCATCATAGGTGTCTGGGTGAGGAAAGTCATGTGCAGGTACCTTGTTGAACAAGAAGGCTCTGCCGGTGGCCCCAGTGAAGCGTGTGGAGATCAGCTCTGCTCTGTTGGTCAGGATGGTGTCACAGTTAGCACAGGAGAAGAGGCGAGTCCCTCCGATGTGATCCAAGAAGATCCGCCCCATTTTGTTCAATAGGAGGTGAGAGTAACCTATAGTGAAGATGTGATTTGACGtgacacacacatcaacaacaacaaataatagtgttttttttattcagggtgggcaatatgacaatatatacagtatgtacagtgaGACGATATAAATGTGTCTATTGTATACTGTTCATGTCATGGCAGCGATCCCTTCAGTATCTTTGGCTCTATTACACCATTATGGGCAATGTTGTAAATGAATACACAGGACTGCTCATTTGATCCATGGACAATTTCTCAATAGGTATTCTAGATATTCTAGATTATATCACAATATACATTGGTACTGTCATGTATATATGTAATTATATTATGCTGTTATCCCTTTTCATGCCTCTGCAACACAATCTGACCATTAAAGCGGAAACCAatagtcaattaatcagttagtcgatcgacagaaaattaatcgccaactattttgataactgattaataatttaaattatttgttaagcaaacatatcaaaacatttactggttACAGTTCATCCATTTTAAGAATGTActgtttttccctcttttatgttattgtgatttaaaatctttgtgttttggggcACTTTTCAATATTCTCTCACATTTTGTAGCCTAAACAATTAAtctaagaataaaaaaaataatcgacagattaattgataatga is a window from the Thunnus thynnus chromosome 18, fThuThy2.1, whole genome shotgun sequence genome containing:
- the LOC137169442 gene encoding protein yippee-like 5 isoform X2, with the protein product MGRIFLDHIGGTRLFSCANCDTILTNRAELISTRFTGATGRAFLFNKVVNLQHSEVQDRVMLTGRHMVRDVSCKNCNSKLGWMYEFATEESQRYKEGRVILERALVRESEGFEHVPSDNS
- the LOC137169442 gene encoding protein yippee-like 5 isoform X1: MPVLIYFESTLAEDAVLLVASLTETNAIVTGSINGPPPPQAEFDNNNRGRVLSTEINDISVNKDASTREISVSYSTNKSATGYSHLLLNKMGRIFLDHIGGTRLFSCANCDTILTNRAELISTRFTGATGRAFLFNKVVNLQHSEVQDRVMLTGRHMVRDVSCKNCNSKLGWMYEFATEESQRYKEGRVILERALVRESEGFEHVPSDNS